One segment of Desulfosudis oleivorans Hxd3 DNA contains the following:
- a CDS encoding ABC transporter ATP-binding protein — protein MIHAIAIDHLFCGYTDQPVLQEISFSVDPGSFFVIIGPNGSGKTTLLKAMARLLAADARRFDILGRPAGNYTFRSLAQTMAFVPQETRIDFPLTVEEFVLAGRSPYQGVLGIPDAADTEIARQAMVFTGIEHLSSRKLDQLSGGERQRAFIAKAVCQEPRLIMLDEPTASLDLAHQTRIMDLMERLKNEKGVTIVMVSHDINLAAMYGDTLLLLKEGRVVGKGAPGEILTYQVLEEAYGCVLLVDENPLGKFPRVTPVPDRLKIIH, from the coding sequence ATGATCCACGCCATCGCCATCGACCATCTCTTCTGCGGCTACACGGATCAGCCCGTGCTTCAGGAGATATCCTTTTCCGTTGATCCCGGCTCCTTTTTTGTCATCATCGGTCCCAACGGCAGCGGCAAGACCACCCTTTTAAAGGCCATGGCCCGGCTTCTGGCCGCCGACGCCAGGCGGTTCGACATTCTGGGCAGACCGGCCGGAAACTACACCTTCCGGAGCCTGGCCCAAACCATGGCCTTTGTGCCCCAGGAGACCCGCATCGACTTTCCCCTGACCGTGGAAGAATTCGTACTGGCCGGCCGTTCGCCCTACCAGGGCGTTCTGGGCATTCCCGACGCCGCGGATACGGAAATCGCCCGCCAGGCCATGGTCTTTACCGGCATTGAGCACCTTTCCTCCCGCAAGCTGGACCAGCTCAGCGGCGGGGAAAGACAGCGGGCCTTTATCGCCAAGGCCGTGTGCCAGGAGCCCCGCCTTATTATGCTGGACGAGCCCACCGCCTCCCTGGACCTGGCCCACCAGACCCGGATCATGGACCTGATGGAGCGGCTGAAAAATGAAAAAGGGGTCACCATTGTCATGGTCTCCCACGACATCAACCTGGCCGCCATGTACGGCGACACCCTGCTGCTGTTAAAAGAGGGCCGCGTGGTGGGCAAAGGCGCGCCCGGCGAAATCCTGACCTACCAGGTATTGGAAGAGGCTTACGGCTGTGTGCTGCTGGTGGATGAAAACCCCCTGGGCAAATTCCCCCGCGTGACCCCGGTGCCGGACCGCCTGAAAATCATTCATTAA
- a CDS encoding ABC transporter substrate-binding protein gives MKQFFSMQFRRMAVVTALITFLCLPVAYAKTVTDPTGRTLEVPDSPSRVVSLAPSITEIIFALERQDVLKGVTQYSDYPPEALQLPRVGSYVHLDLERIVALSPDLCIAIKDGNPKQVADRLTELGIPVYAVNPFDLNTVIQTVEEMGTLLNATKKAGQLADSMRARINRIDRLVASIPHRPAVFFQIGISPIVSAGTDTFINELITRAGGKNLAAGQTPYPRFSEEELVGLAPDVVIITSMTRDGEFDRAMAQWRKWDTLPAIKSNRIHLIDSNLVDRPTPRIVEGLETLARLIHPELFSGTPSEDTP, from the coding sequence ATGAAACAGTTTTTCTCAATGCAGTTCCGCCGCATGGCGGTGGTAACAGCCCTTATAACGTTTTTGTGTCTGCCTGTGGCCTACGCGAAAACAGTGACCGACCCGACCGGCCGCACCCTTGAGGTGCCGGACAGTCCGAGCCGCGTGGTGTCCCTGGCACCCAGCATCACGGAAATCATATTCGCCTTGGAACGCCAGGATGTTTTAAAAGGCGTCACCCAGTACAGCGATTATCCGCCGGAAGCCCTGCAACTGCCCAGGGTGGGTTCTTATGTGCACCTGGACCTGGAACGCATCGTGGCCCTGTCGCCGGACCTCTGCATCGCCATCAAGGACGGCAATCCCAAGCAGGTGGCCGACCGGCTCACCGAGCTGGGCATTCCGGTCTATGCCGTCAACCCCTTTGACCTGAACACGGTGATCCAGACGGTCGAGGAGATGGGCACGCTGCTCAATGCAACGAAAAAGGCCGGGCAACTGGCCGACAGCATGCGCGCCCGCATCAACCGCATCGACCGGCTGGTGGCGTCAATCCCGCACCGGCCGGCGGTCTTTTTCCAGATCGGCATCTCCCCCATTGTATCAGCCGGCACAGACACGTTTATCAATGAGCTGATCACCCGGGCCGGAGGAAAAAACCTGGCCGCCGGTCAAACGCCCTATCCCCGATTCTCCGAGGAGGAACTGGTGGGCCTTGCCCCGGACGTGGTGATCATCACCTCCATGACCCGGGACGGCGAGTTTGACAGAGCCATGGCCCAGTGGCGCAAATGGGACACCCTGCCCGCAATAAAAAGCAACCGGATTCACCTGATCGACTCCAACCTGGTGGACCGGCCCACCCCCCGCATCGTGGAGGGCCTGGAAACCCTGGCCCGGCTGATTCACCCGGAACTTTTCTCCGGCACCCCTTCAGAGGATACACCATGA
- a CDS encoding RelA/SpoT family protein, which yields MIRINDILETLQDHNPDAPTDIVERAYIYSAKVHEGQMRLSGEPYLSHPLEVAGILASMRLDSVCVAAGLLHDVLEDTHATEKDIQEMFGDEVLHIVQGLTKISTLPYSSDQDRQAESIRKMILAMADDLRVILIKLVDRLHNMRTLKYHKDAKQKKIARETLDIYAPIALRLGIYWIKNELEDMAFRVLYPEENAFLASRIRTDDVEREKYIETVRDYIKEKLAENGLQGEVVGRHKHFYSIFQKMKKQNLDLNEVYDIIAFRIILDTMPQCYEALGIIHSMWKPLAKKFKDYIAVPKPNLYQSLHTTVFGPFGERVEIQIRTKEMDRVAKSGVAAHWGYKEGKDSTGRDGKTYAWIQNLVETQEDAETSGEFLENVRLDLFSDEVHVFTPEGAVRSLARGATPVDFAYLIHTEVGHQCTGAKVNGRMVPLSHVLSTGDIVEIITSAKGRPSADWLNFVKTSKARSRIRQWIKNEEKERSLQLGREMCEKMFRKFRLNFNEVLRSEEMEQLPAAFGFKTVDNLLEHVGYGKITPRQVLQKYMARGEEALPGDSASFFDKIISKVRKKRPADGVIVNGMDDVLVKFARCCQPVPGDSIIGFITRGTGVAVHRANCVNVLKESPERRIDVQWAADTTTAYPVEIAIRSHDRIGLLAEIASVISKNGANITSAHTETKDRGLVETHFSLLVKGAAQLDSLIAAIKKLKAVSDVKRLGM from the coding sequence ATGATACGCATCAACGACATTTTAGAGACCCTGCAGGATCACAATCCCGACGCGCCAACCGATATCGTGGAGCGGGCCTATATCTATTCGGCAAAGGTCCATGAAGGACAGATGCGGCTTTCCGGCGAGCCCTATCTTTCCCATCCCCTGGAGGTGGCCGGCATCCTGGCTTCCATGCGGCTGGACAGCGTTTGCGTGGCCGCCGGACTGCTGCACGATGTGCTGGAAGATACCCACGCCACGGAAAAGGACATTCAGGAAATGTTCGGCGACGAGGTGCTCCATATCGTTCAGGGGCTGACCAAGATCAGCACGCTGCCCTACAGCAGCGACCAGGACCGCCAGGCTGAAAGCATCCGCAAGATGATCCTGGCCATGGCCGACGATCTTCGCGTTATCCTGATCAAGCTGGTGGACCGGCTGCACAACATGCGGACCCTGAAATATCACAAGGATGCCAAGCAGAAAAAAATTGCCCGGGAAACCCTTGATATCTACGCGCCCATCGCCCTGCGCCTCGGGATTTACTGGATCAAGAACGAGTTGGAGGACATGGCTTTCCGAGTGCTCTATCCCGAAGAGAACGCGTTTCTGGCCAGCCGGATCCGTACCGATGACGTGGAACGGGAAAAATATATCGAGACCGTCCGGGACTACATCAAGGAAAAGCTGGCGGAAAATGGCCTTCAGGGAGAAGTGGTGGGCCGGCACAAGCACTTTTACAGCATCTTTCAGAAGATGAAAAAGCAGAACCTGGACCTGAATGAGGTCTACGACATCATCGCCTTCCGTATCATTCTGGATACCATGCCCCAGTGTTACGAGGCCCTGGGCATTATTCACTCCATGTGGAAACCCCTGGCCAAGAAGTTCAAGGACTATATCGCGGTTCCCAAACCCAACCTTTATCAGTCCTTGCATACAACGGTGTTTGGCCCCTTTGGCGAACGGGTTGAGATTCAGATTCGCACAAAAGAGATGGACCGGGTGGCCAAGTCCGGTGTGGCGGCCCATTGGGGGTACAAGGAGGGAAAGGATTCCACCGGCCGGGACGGCAAAACCTATGCGTGGATTCAGAATTTGGTGGAGACTCAGGAAGACGCGGAGACGTCCGGCGAATTTCTGGAAAATGTCCGGCTGGACCTTTTTTCCGACGAAGTTCACGTTTTTACGCCTGAAGGGGCCGTTCGTTCCCTGGCCCGGGGGGCCACGCCCGTTGACTTTGCCTACTTGATTCACACCGAGGTGGGCCATCAATGCACGGGCGCCAAGGTCAACGGCCGAATGGTGCCCCTCTCCCACGTGCTGAGCACCGGCGACATCGTGGAGATCATTACCTCTGCCAAGGGCCGGCCCAGCGCGGACTGGCTTAATTTTGTCAAAACCAGCAAGGCCCGTTCCCGGATTCGCCAGTGGATCAAAAACGAGGAAAAAGAGCGCAGCCTGCAACTGGGCAGGGAGATGTGCGAAAAGATGTTTCGCAAGTTCCGCCTCAACTTCAACGAAGTCCTTCGGTCCGAGGAGATGGAACAACTGCCGGCGGCTTTTGGGTTTAAAACCGTGGACAACCTGCTGGAGCATGTGGGCTACGGCAAGATCACGCCCCGGCAGGTGCTGCAGAAATACATGGCCCGGGGGGAGGAAGCCCTTCCCGGGGACAGCGCGTCGTTTTTCGATAAAATTATCAGCAAGGTGAGAAAGAAGCGACCGGCGGACGGCGTTATCGTTAACGGCATGGATGATGTGCTGGTCAAGTTTGCCAGGTGCTGCCAGCCCGTTCCCGGCGATTCCATCATCGGGTTTATCACCCGGGGTACCGGCGTGGCCGTCCATCGGGCCAATTGCGTGAACGTTCTCAAGGAGTCGCCCGAGCGCCGGATTGACGTGCAGTGGGCCGCTGACACGACAACCGCCTACCCGGTGGAGATTGCCATCCGTTCCCACGACCGGATCGGCCTGCTGGCCGAGATCGCGTCGGTGATCAGTAAAAACGGGGCCAATATCACCAGCGCCCATACCGAAACCAAGGACAGGGGGCTGGTGGAAACCCATTTTTCACTGCTGGTAAAAGGGGCGGCGCAGCTGGACAGCCTGATTGCCGCCATTAAAAAGCTCAAGGCCGTGTCTGATGTGAAGCGGCTGGGTATGTGA
- the proS gene encoding proline--tRNA ligase encodes MGKQEQAAISPTRAENYSEWYQQVVKAADLAETSPVRGCMVIKPWGYAIWENIRQALDGMFKAAGVKNAYFPLFIPLEFLEREAEHVEGFAKECAVVTHHRLEAKDGRLVPAGELTEPLVVRPTSETIIGESFSRWVKSYRDLPVLINQWANVVRWEMRTRIFLRTSEFLWQEGHTVHADAAEAMELARHMLNLYEKLATDYLAIPVIKGNKSDSERFPGAVETFCIEAMMQDRKALQAGTSHFLGQNFARASKILFQSEQGKEELAWTTSWGVSTRLIGGLIMCHADDDGMIMPPAIAPAHVVLLPIFKKDSDRETVMAYTDTLAARLREKQYMGRPVGVEIDTRDIGGARGWEWIKKGIPLRVEIGPKDIEKQSVFVGRRDMGHREKMSVPTDRFVEDIADTLAAVQHTLYQRALEFRAAHTVTIDDKKAFYDFFTPQNTDMPEIHGGFALSPWCRDPACEAAIKDDLSVTIRCLPHDEALRGADAGSCVCCGKTAKGRAVFAKAY; translated from the coding sequence ATGGGAAAACAGGAACAGGCGGCGATTTCGCCCACCCGTGCGGAAAATTATTCGGAGTGGTATCAGCAGGTGGTCAAGGCGGCGGACCTGGCGGAAACATCGCCGGTGCGCGGGTGCATGGTGATCAAGCCCTGGGGCTATGCCATATGGGAAAACATCCGGCAGGCACTTGACGGCATGTTCAAGGCCGCGGGCGTGAAAAACGCCTACTTTCCCCTGTTTATTCCGCTGGAGTTTCTGGAGCGGGAAGCCGAGCACGTGGAGGGGTTTGCCAAGGAGTGCGCCGTGGTGACCCATCACCGGCTGGAGGCCAAAGACGGCCGCCTGGTGCCCGCCGGTGAGCTGACTGAGCCCCTGGTGGTGCGGCCCACATCAGAGACCATCATCGGCGAGTCCTTTTCCCGGTGGGTGAAAAGTTACCGGGACCTTCCCGTGCTGATCAACCAGTGGGCCAACGTGGTGCGGTGGGAGATGCGCACCCGCATTTTTCTGCGCACCAGCGAGTTCCTGTGGCAGGAGGGCCATACGGTTCACGCCGACGCCGCCGAAGCCATGGAACTGGCCCGCCACATGCTCAACCTGTATGAAAAACTGGCCACCGACTACCTGGCCATTCCGGTAATCAAAGGCAACAAGAGCGATTCCGAGCGGTTTCCCGGCGCCGTGGAAACCTTCTGCATTGAAGCCATGATGCAGGACAGAAAGGCCCTTCAGGCCGGCACCTCCCATTTTCTGGGCCAGAATTTTGCCCGGGCCTCAAAAATACTTTTTCAGTCCGAGCAGGGCAAAGAAGAGCTGGCCTGGACCACCTCCTGGGGGGTCTCCACCCGGCTGATCGGCGGGCTGATCATGTGTCATGCCGATGACGACGGCATGATCATGCCGCCGGCCATCGCCCCGGCCCACGTGGTGCTGCTGCCGATTTTCAAAAAGGATTCAGACAGGGAAACGGTGATGGCTTATACCGATACCCTGGCCGCACGGCTTCGTGAAAAACAGTACATGGGCCGGCCCGTGGGCGTGGAGATCGACACCCGGGACATCGGCGGGGCCCGAGGCTGGGAGTGGATCAAAAAGGGCATTCCGTTGCGCGTGGAGATCGGCCCCAAGGACATTGAAAAACAGTCGGTGTTCGTGGGCCGCAGGGACATGGGTCACCGGGAAAAGATGTCGGTTCCCACCGACCGTTTTGTTGAAGACATTGCCGATACCCTGGCCGCGGTGCAGCACACCCTTTACCAGCGGGCCCTTGAGTTCCGCGCGGCCCACACCGTGACCATTGATGACAAAAAAGCCTTTTACGATTTTTTCACTCCGCAAAACACGGACATGCCGGAGATTCACGGCGGGTTTGCCCTGTCCCCCTGGTGCAGGGACCCGGCCTGTGAGGCGGCTATCAAAGACGATCTGTCGGTTACCATCCGGTGCCTTCCCCATGATGAAGCGTTACGGGGTGCGGATGCCGGTTCCTGTGTCTGCTGCGGGAAAACGGCCAAAGGCCGGGCCGTGTTTGCAAAGGCGTATTGA
- a CDS encoding 4Fe-4S binding protein, whose protein sequence is MSDKEAVEQKFKKAAGLISSAGMIPFAVTDTLLEIVRFYLDEADADFINAAFDGAKSLSIDQLKEKTGLSEEEITARTDSLAKKGILFNQPNSRGVMVYRLLPLILVGAFEYTFMNKLPEGKEREPLEKIAKLYHTLLQELRDNMQRGYDNLLPIFEQQPPVDRTVPTFTTETGNTIQINRAIGAEDTVLPAQTVEEIINKFDDIAVGHCFCRNYNKVLGHDCEIHAPAEVCFTFGKSARHTVAQGFARLVSKEEALAIMKQAEEAGLVHKAFHNGSNISKEENSICNCCKDCCDTFTLWRNGATPMINSTNYLSVIDEDTCTGCGICVERCPVDAIVLGSEGTAVREEKYCIGCGICARFCPEGAISLQEGMRRVYVPPPRLRA, encoded by the coding sequence ATGAGCGACAAAGAAGCAGTTGAACAGAAATTCAAAAAGGCAGCGGGACTGATCTCAAGCGCGGGCATGATTCCCTTTGCGGTGACCGATACGCTTTTAGAGATCGTCAGGTTCTATCTGGATGAAGCGGATGCCGACTTTATCAATGCCGCCTTTGACGGTGCCAAATCCCTCTCCATAGACCAGCTCAAAGAGAAGACCGGTCTTTCGGAAGAGGAGATAACAGCCAGAACCGATTCGCTGGCCAAAAAAGGCATTCTGTTCAACCAGCCCAACAGCCGGGGCGTCATGGTTTACCGGTTGTTGCCCCTGATCCTGGTGGGGGCCTTTGAATATACCTTCATGAACAAATTGCCCGAGGGAAAAGAGCGGGAGCCGCTTGAAAAGATCGCAAAGCTTTATCACACCCTGCTGCAGGAGTTGCGGGATAACATGCAGCGCGGTTACGACAACCTGCTGCCGATCTTTGAGCAGCAGCCCCCGGTGGACCGGACCGTTCCCACTTTTACCACGGAAACCGGCAACACCATTCAGATCAACAGGGCCATTGGGGCCGAAGACACCGTGCTGCCGGCCCAGACCGTTGAAGAAATCATCAACAAGTTTGACGATATCGCCGTGGGCCACTGTTTCTGCCGGAACTACAACAAGGTGCTGGGCCATGACTGCGAAATTCATGCACCCGCCGAGGTCTGCTTTACCTTCGGCAAGTCCGCCCGCCACACCGTGGCCCAGGGGTTTGCCCGGCTGGTGTCAAAAGAGGAGGCCCTGGCCATCATGAAGCAGGCGGAAGAGGCCGGCCTGGTCCACAAAGCCTTTCACAACGGCTCGAATATCAGCAAGGAAGAAAACAGCATCTGCAACTGCTGCAAGGACTGCTGCGACACCTTTACCCTCTGGCGCAACGGCGCCACACCCATGATCAACTCCACCAACTACCTGTCCGTCATTGACGAGGACACGTGCACCGGCTGCGGCATCTGCGTGGAACGCTGCCCGGTGGATGCCATTGTGCTGGGCAGTGAGGGCACGGCGGTTCGCGAGGAAAAATACTGCATCGGCTGCGGCATCTGCGCCCGTTTCTGCCCCGAAGGGGCCATCTCCCTTCAGGAGGGCATGAGACGGGTTTATGTTCCGCCCCCACGCTTGAGAGCATAG
- a CDS encoding FecCD family ABC transporter permease, with translation MNNTGASLISRICLLSLLLFGLLVGVGILGIARGSSGWEIGAICKSLIRMDTADPVLTTIIWRIRLPRVLLAALVGASLSAGGLVFQALLRNPLAEPYILGISGGAAVGAIIGILLGLSPFPGVSIAAFIGSGACLLLILFMATGRTILKNESLLLSGVMINAFCSAIIMFLIAITQDARIHNIMFWLMGDLSMVGLKQVAILAALVIPCFIVVFRYANILNLILLGREMAQTMGVNIRVAGAVLLVVTSFMVSATVSQCGLLGFVGLVVPHFFRRLIGADHRLLVPACLLGGGAYMVLCDMLARTLPAHGEMPVGVITAILGAPLFIYLLKRPDKK, from the coding sequence ATGAACAACACCGGGGCCTCTCTGATTTCCCGCATCTGCCTGCTCTCCCTGCTGCTGTTCGGTCTGCTGGTGGGCGTCGGCATTCTGGGCATTGCAAGGGGATCGTCGGGATGGGAAATTGGCGCTATTTGCAAAAGCCTGATCCGCATGGATACCGCCGACCCGGTGCTCACCACCATTATCTGGCGCATCCGCCTGCCCCGGGTCCTGCTGGCGGCCCTGGTGGGAGCCTCGCTTTCCGCCGGGGGCCTAGTGTTTCAGGCCCTGCTGCGCAACCCCCTGGCTGAGCCTTACATCCTGGGAATTTCCGGCGGGGCCGCCGTGGGCGCGATTATCGGAATCCTGCTGGGGCTGTCCCCGTTTCCCGGTGTAAGCATCGCGGCCTTTATCGGCAGCGGGGCCTGTCTGCTGCTGATCCTGTTCATGGCCACCGGCAGAACCATTCTCAAAAACGAGTCCCTGCTGCTCTCCGGCGTCATGATCAACGCCTTCTGCTCCGCCATCATCATGTTCCTGATCGCCATCACCCAGGACGCAAGAATTCACAACATCATGTTCTGGCTCATGGGCGACCTTTCCATGGTGGGACTGAAGCAGGTGGCCATTCTGGCCGCGCTGGTGATCCCCTGCTTTATCGTTGTGTTCAGGTATGCCAACATTCTGAACCTGATCCTGCTGGGCCGGGAGATGGCCCAGACCATGGGGGTCAACATTCGCGTGGCCGGGGCCGTGCTGCTGGTGGTGACCTCGTTCATGGTCAGCGCCACGGTAAGCCAGTGCGGCCTGCTGGGATTTGTGGGGCTGGTGGTGCCCCATTTCTTCCGGCGCCTGATCGGCGCAGACCACCGTCTTCTGGTGCCGGCCTGCCTGCTGGGCGGCGGCGCCTATATGGTGCTGTGCGACATGCTGGCCCGGACCCTGCCGGCCCACGGCGAAATGCCGGTGGGCGTGATCACCGCCATTCTCGGGGCGCCACTGTTTATCTATCTTTTGAAACGGCCGGACAAAAAATGA
- the ispG gene encoding flavodoxin-dependent (E)-4-hydroxy-3-methylbut-2-enyl-diphosphate synthase, whose protein sequence is MAFDITRRKSRQIHIGSVAVGGEAPVSVQSMTTTDTADVEATVAQIARLEAAGCEIVRVAVPNPEAAKAIGRIKNEIAIPLIADIHFNWRLAVAAMEAGADGLRINPGNIGGREKTLNVIDCARHHKVAIRIGVNSGSVEKDLLKKHSGPTPRAMVESALRNIAIFEAANFFDIKLSLKASDVARTVESYRLIAAACDYPLHVGVTEAGGLFPGLVKSSLGIGMLLAEGIGDTIRVSLTRDPVEEIRAGFEILKAVNRRHVGPDIISCPTCGRCGIDLFAIVEQVERHALAMRAPVKIAVMGCVVNGPGEAAEADVGIAGGRGEGVLFKKGKIVKTIPEANLVKNLLAEMDKLETNWGKKGAGKK, encoded by the coding sequence ATGGCATTTGATATAACCCGCAGAAAATCAAGACAGATTCACATCGGTTCCGTTGCCGTGGGCGGCGAGGCCCCGGTATCGGTCCAGTCCATGACCACCACCGACACAGCGGACGTGGAAGCCACGGTGGCCCAGATCGCAAGGCTTGAAGCGGCAGGGTGCGAGATTGTGCGGGTGGCGGTGCCCAACCCGGAGGCGGCAAAGGCCATCGGGCGGATTAAAAATGAGATCGCTATTCCTCTGATCGCCGACATTCATTTCAACTGGCGCCTGGCCGTGGCCGCCATGGAGGCCGGGGCCGACGGCCTGCGCATCAATCCCGGCAACATCGGGGGCCGGGAGAAAACCCTTAACGTCATCGACTGCGCCCGGCATCACAAGGTGGCCATTCGCATCGGCGTCAACTCCGGGTCTGTGGAAAAAGACCTGCTGAAAAAACACAGCGGGCCGACGCCCCGGGCCATGGTGGAAAGCGCCCTGCGCAACATCGCCATTTTCGAAGCGGCAAATTTTTTTGATATCAAGCTCTCCCTCAAAGCCTCGGATGTGGCCCGCACCGTGGAGAGCTACCGTCTGATCGCCGCCGCCTGCGATTACCCGCTTCATGTGGGGGTCACTGAAGCCGGGGGGCTGTTTCCCGGGCTGGTCAAGTCTTCTCTGGGCATCGGCATGCTGCTGGCCGAAGGCATCGGCGACACCATTCGCGTGTCGCTCACCCGGGATCCGGTGGAGGAAATCCGGGCCGGGTTTGAAATTCTCAAGGCTGTGAACAGGCGGCACGTGGGTCCGGACATTATATCGTGCCCCACCTGCGGCCGGTGCGGCATTGATCTTTTTGCCATCGTGGAACAGGTGGAACGCCATGCCCTGGCCATGCGGGCCCCGGTAAAAATCGCGGTGATGGGGTGCGTGGTCAATGGCCCGGGAGAAGCGGCCGAGGCGGATGTGGGCATTGCCGGCGGCAGGGGAGAGGGCGTGCTGTTTAAAAAAGGGAAAATTGTTAAGACCATTCCCGAAGCCAACCTGGTGAAAAATCTGCTGGCGGAAATGGATAAGCTTGAGACGAATTGGGGTAAAAAAGGAGCTGGAAAAAAATAA
- a CDS encoding 4Fe-4S dicluster domain-containing protein translates to MTDDIYRALQRQLETYSMGFPATDSGIEIRILKYLFSEDDARLFTGMTHQLETPEAVAARLGRPVDELAARLDDMAERGLLFRLKKENGSRYAAIPFVHGLFEFQVKTLDRELSEMVQIYFDEAFDAAMQKGADYFLRPIPVQKSLDVAHNVASYEDAVKILADKPKIIVTDCICRKRTQVMEKGCGKQLEACFMFGSMGQYYLDRNMGREVSLEEAIAILDKCREEGLVTQPATAQNPAGMCNCCGDCCGVLVALKKHPRPAEIVFANHYAQVDTDECTGCEACLDRCQMGAIRLNADDVAEVDLNRCIGCGLCVTTCPTQAITLVAKPEPERVVPPVTMMDQMVGMARKRGLI, encoded by the coding sequence ATGACAGACGACATCTACCGCGCCCTTCAACGCCAGCTGGAAACCTATTCCATGGGTTTTCCGGCAACAGACTCCGGTATTGAGATCAGGATCCTTAAATACCTGTTTTCCGAAGACGACGCCCGCCTGTTTACCGGCATGACCCACCAGCTGGAAACCCCGGAGGCCGTTGCCGCCCGGCTGGGCCGGCCCGTGGACGAGCTGGCCGCACGGCTGGATGACATGGCTGAGCGGGGGCTGCTGTTCCGGCTGAAAAAAGAGAACGGCTCCCGATACGCGGCCATTCCCTTTGTTCACGGCCTGTTTGAATTTCAGGTCAAAACTCTGGACCGCGAGCTGTCCGAGATGGTCCAGATATACTTTGACGAGGCCTTTGACGCGGCCATGCAGAAAGGGGCCGACTATTTTCTGCGGCCCATTCCCGTGCAAAAGTCGCTTGACGTCGCCCACAACGTGGCCAGCTATGAAGACGCCGTCAAAATTCTGGCGGACAAGCCGAAAATTATCGTTACTGACTGCATCTGCCGCAAGCGTACCCAGGTTATGGAAAAAGGGTGCGGCAAACAGCTGGAAGCCTGTTTCATGTTCGGTTCCATGGGCCAGTATTACCTGGACCGGAACATGGGCCGGGAGGTCTCTCTGGAAGAGGCCATCGCCATTCTGGACAAATGCCGGGAGGAGGGTCTTGTCACCCAGCCGGCCACGGCCCAGAACCCGGCCGGCATGTGCAACTGCTGCGGAGACTGCTGCGGGGTCCTGGTGGCCTTAAAAAAGCATCCCCGGCCGGCTGAGATTGTCTTTGCCAACCATTACGCTCAAGTTGATACCGATGAATGCACCGGATGCGAAGCCTGCCTGGACCGGTGCCAGATGGGCGCCATTCGCCTCAATGCGGATGACGTAGCTGAAGTTGATCTGAACCGGTGCATCGGCTGCGGCCTGTGCGTGACTACCTGCCCCACCCAAGCCATCACCCTGGTTGCC